Proteins encoded within one genomic window of Labeo rohita strain BAU-BD-2019 unplaced genomic scaffold, IGBB_LRoh.1.0 scaffold_138, whole genome shotgun sequence:
- the LOC127158192 gene encoding carcinoembryonic antigen-related cell adhesion molecule 1-like, giving the protein MKSTIKIVLFLCGVFYAETDEVKSVMEGDSVTLKLTNKQGLDLLLWRFGDKGSTIAQIDKEILYEDYEIFRDRLQLDQTGSLTITNIRTNHSGLYEAEINDNAGTSNIKFSVTVYEPPSVIAGAESEMKSVSVMEGDPVTLHVPQLQGNELIVWRFGDEGKLIAKHDMEAKSSTLYDTDERFRDRLKLDRQTGSLIITNSRTTDSGPYSVKISSNKQTLYMRFTVTVREPGLSPGAVAGIVVVLLVAAAAAAVGVFFYKRKSSELKNQKSKISEQQNETLKISEKLKEMSEITTQLKQMTEDCEKELPEIAEHHQTLKIFEKLKKMSEISEQLKQMCKYYS; this is encoded by the exons ATGAAGAGCACAATCAAAATCGTTCTGTTTTTGTGTG GAGTGTTTTATGCTGAAACTGATGAAGTGAAGTCAGTGATGGAGGGGGATTCTGTCACTCTAAAACTTACTAACAAACAGGGACTTGACCTGCTACTATGGAGGTTTGGAGATAAAGGGTCCACCATTGCTCAAATTGATAAAGAAATCTTATATGAAGACTATGAGATATTTAGAGACAGACTGCAGCTGGATCAGACCGGATCTctcaccatcacaaacatccGAACCAATCACTCTGGACTTTATGAAGCAGAAATCAATGATAACGCTGGAACCTCAAATATTAAGTTCAGTGTTACTGTCTATG AGCCTCCATCTGTTATTGCTGGGGCAgaatctgaaatgaaaagcgtgtcagtgatggagggagatccTGTCACTCTTCATGTTCCTCAACTACAAGGAAATGAGCTGATAGTCTGGAGGTTTGGAGATGAAGGAAAACTCATAGCTAAACATGATATGGAGGCCAAGAGCTCAACATTATATGATACTGATGAGAGATTTCGAGACAGATTGAAACTAGACcgtcagactggatctctgatcATCACAAACagcagaaccacagactctggacctTATTCAGTAAAGATCAGCAGCAACAAACAGACTTTATACATGAGATTCACTGTTACTGTCAGAG AACCAGGTCTGTCTCCAGGTGCTGTAGCAGGGATTGTTGTTGTTCTGCTGgtggctgctgctgctgcagctGTTGGTGTTTTTTTCTATAAGCGCAAATCCTCTGAACTAAAAAATCAAAAGT CGAAGATCTCTGAACAGCAAaatgaaacat TGAAGATCTCTGAAAAACTAAAGGAAATGT CTGAGATCACAACACAACTGAAACAAATGA CGGAAGACTGTGAAAAAGAATTGC CTGAGATAGCTGAACATCATCAAACAT TGAAGATCTTTGAAAAGCTAAAGAAAATGT CGGAGATCTCTgaacaactaaagcaaatgtGTAAGTATTACAGCTGA
- the LOC127158193 gene encoding carcinoembryonic antigen-related cell adhesion molecule 1-like yields the protein MKSTLQIVLFLLMMCGVFYAETDEPISVMEGDSVTLNLDLTKIQRLYLIQWRFGDKGSTIAQTDGNEISDEDYEIFRDRLQLNQTGSLTITNIRTNHSGLYEAEIGHSTGTSYIKFNVYVYEPHSVIAGAESEMKSVSVMEGDPVTLHVPQLQGNELIVWGFGDEGKLIAKHDMEAKTIMLYNTDERFRDRLKLDRQTGSLIITNSRTTDSGPYSVKISSNKQTSYKRFTVTVSGPGLSPGAVAGIVVVVVLLVAASAAVGVFFYRRKCFSGDKVFFKYFR from the exons ATGAAGAGCACTTTACAAATCGTTCTGTTTTTGCTAATGATGTGCG GAGTGTTTTATGCTGAAACTGATGAACCGATTTCAGTGATGGAGGGGGATTCTGTAACTCTAAACCTTGATCTTACTAAAATACAGAGACTTTATCTGATACAGTGGAGGTTTGGAGATAAAGGTTCCACCATTGCTCAAACTGATGGAAATGAAATCTCAGATGAAGATTATGAGATATTTAGAGACAGACTGCAGCTGAATCAGACCGGATCTctcaccatcacaaacatccGAACCAATCACTCTGGACTTTATGAAGCAGAAATCGGCCACAGCACTGGAACCTCATATATTAAATTCAATGTTTACGTCTATG AGCCTCATTCTGTTATTGCTGGGGCAgaatctgaaatgaaaagcgtgtcagtgatggagggagatccTGTCACTCTTCATGTTCCTCAACTACAAGGAAATGAGCTGATAGTCTGGGGGTTTGGAGATGAAGGAAAACTCATTGCTAAACATGATATGGAGGCCAAGAccataatgttatataatactGACGAGAGATTTCGAGACAGATTGAAACTAGACcgtcagactggatctctgatcATCACGAACagcagaaccacagactctggacctTATTCAGTAAAGATCAGCAGCAACAAACAGACTTCATACAAGAGATTCACTGTTACTGTCAGTG GTCCAGGTCTGTCTCCAGGTGCTGTAGCAgggattgttgttgttgttgttctgctGGTGGCTGCTTCTGCAGCTGTTGGTGTTTTTTTCTATAGGCGCAAATGTTTTTCAGGTGATAAAGTGTTTTTCAAGTATTTCAGGTGA